One genomic window of Sebaldella sp. S0638 includes the following:
- a CDS encoding ROK family protein, giving the protein MSYIGIDLGGTKILGALFDDKGTVIYKNKKKTKAKNGIKAVEEQLFSLIDDLMGKNEKDEIKAIGIGVPGLVDVKTGTVKFAPNIAMDNYPIGNLIREKYKINVFVGNDVNVGTLGEWRYSLEDKANNFIGIFVGTGIGGGIIIDNKLYTGSGGVAGELGHMTVDSNGAICGCGSRGCLEAVASKTGIQAEILARIKRGESTDIKESLEKEGILKSGPLKAAYDKGDIVVVETVERAAKYFGVGVANLINIFDPEAIVFGGGVIEELGDVILPIVKEEASRYAMRSIFENVKFRKAQLGDDAGIMGAFVLAQEGVK; this is encoded by the coding sequence ATGAGTTATATAGGGATAGATCTTGGAGGAACAAAAATATTAGGTGCATTATTCGATGATAAAGGAACGGTTATATATAAAAATAAAAAAAAGACGAAAGCTAAAAACGGGATAAAAGCAGTAGAAGAGCAGCTGTTTTCCCTGATAGACGATCTTATGGGAAAAAATGAAAAAGATGAAATAAAAGCAATAGGAATAGGAGTACCGGGACTTGTAGATGTGAAAACAGGAACTGTGAAATTTGCTCCTAATATTGCCATGGATAATTATCCTATCGGGAATCTGATCAGAGAAAAGTATAAAATTAATGTTTTTGTGGGGAATGACGTTAATGTGGGGACTCTTGGGGAATGGAGATACTCTCTTGAGGATAAGGCAAATAATTTTATAGGGATTTTCGTAGGAACAGGTATAGGAGGCGGAATTATTATTGATAATAAGCTTTATACCGGTTCAGGGGGAGTAGCAGGGGAACTGGGTCATATGACAGTGGACAGTAACGGAGCAATCTGCGGATGCGGTTCGAGAGGATGTCTGGAAGCTGTGGCGTCAAAAACAGGTATTCAGGCAGAAATACTTGCCAGAATAAAAAGAGGGGAATCTACAGATATAAAAGAAAGCCTTGAAAAAGAAGGTATTTTGAAAAGCGGTCCTCTGAAAGCAGCTTATGACAAAGGAGACATTGTAGTAGTAGAAACTGTGGAAAGAGCAGCAAAATATTTCGGTGTGGGCGTGGCTAACCTGATAAATATATTTGATCCTGAAGCTATAGTATTCGGAGGAGGTGTAATTGAAGAACTCGGTGATGTAATTCTTCCAATAGTAAAAGAAGAAGCTTCGCGTTACGCTATGAGAAGTATTTTTGAAAATGTAAAATTCAGAAAAGCACAGCTTGGAGATGATGCAGGAATAATGGGAGCTTTTGTGCTTGCACAGGAGGGTGTTAAATAA